The following proteins are co-located in the Calliphora vicina chromosome 2, idCalVici1.1, whole genome shotgun sequence genome:
- the LOC135952182 gene encoding thioester-containing protein 1 allele S3-like: MDLNVKLNSIYQYLILLHCVAFINCENYYSIIAPGLMKSNRKYTVAVTLHDSNMPCNIRVSIAGRSYNATDEVQLQPFESKKLDFFPPKLEQGDYHLFAEGLSGCTFRNQSDLLIESSAGPKIYIQTDKSVYKPLDLVQFRVVILDEHTRPVNIREPIRIEIFDNDKNRIKQFKDITLTKGVFTEKFKLSQQPVMGEWEIRVTISGKYSHQMSKWIDVQLYTLPKFSLHMQAPNNFILAEPHIRAEIYGKYTFDKYVEGMLHVELRILRNDDLIEQQSLHVDGLAVVEFHLENPQYLVGVSFLHLKAMFEEKHTGIWQNLSQTITVREQTYRMFIPDEEIEFRNNIPFRLRAHIEDWNDGPIWDSTTPVVMEHGAMKYQTYLNEQGVALFEFDQQRDDSYIVKFKDSNITMPNIYTVEQSSADIAKPVYCRLRLKERPILGKPIEVEVRSSFNIPYLVYTIVGHGSIVHMDHITLPANRKRHTIKITPSVEMIPESFLYVHYVQDGYFRYNEMRFEFPWELENQISITAPKQVKPGQEVTLNLKAQPKSYVSILAVDLSVYLLDNKYDVYKKTILKDLIEDKTYIPDAEIVRPGIISGLITLTNAHYPVVYQIQTAVKDTGQVPLEFRTKFPETWIFENYLINNSDTQIILNIPETITTWRITAFSNNDVTGFGIVDGPTDITTFLPFFITVNLPYSVKRDETITIPVTIFNYYNQSLPTDIKMYNTDLKFNFVEPLSSSHEQLKNINIPPNGGMTVKFVIKPSQIGEIDVRIAANNSMYADGIVQKLKVEPEGITKYHNKAIYLSAAAGDSSLSLDIPLDSVKDSEFITLSVGGDFMIPSLENLNDMVKMPTGCGEQNMVNLAPNILILDYLKATGKYLKEKNLVKKAKYYTEMGYQQELSFRHENGGYSVFGEKSSPESSNWLTAYVVRFFIKASKYTPIESRIIESDLEYLANQQWYDGRFPYTGYLFYKELQNKYGFTAFVLLTFMEDRRYSRKYQSTIRRGLEFISSDLDNIDDVYVLAIIGAALTKAKHPSTNKVIERLQNFDKEDGNGLRWWPNNGNDVETTAYVLMVLLNAPGNHLPILKWLIEQRNEQGGFKYTHDTVVGLEALVKFAQKFNNATNWDLKISYSAQDLEGNEKEINEFTINQDNALNLQQHELSKSVRRVNFVVQGSGYSLVQLSSQYNVKIDLEVKHFIMKITPTIYNDDEMDLEICFTYQALHTVSNSTNMVIMEANLPSGFKAEAEFSRNLVDNEFIQRIETKNDETIMILYFDKLSTEARHCVTIEAFKANEVEDRQPAAIVMYDYYDTTRFNSKFYTI; this comes from the exons ATGGACTTGAATGTGAAACTCAATTCGATTTATCAATATTTGATACTGTTGCACTGTGTGGCATTCATTAATTGCgaaaa TTATTATAGCATAATTGCACCAGGTTTAATGAAATCGAATCGTAAATATACTGTGGCGGTTACTCTACACGATTCGAATATGCCCTGCAATATACGTGTCTCCATTGCGGGACGTTCCTATAATGCTACAGATGAAGTACAGTTGCAACCATTCGAATCGaaaaagttggatttttttccaccaaagtTAGAGCAGGGTGACTATCACTTGTTTGCTGAAGGTCTAAGTGGTTGTACATTTCGAAATCAAAGTGATCTATTAATTGAAAGTTCAGCGGGTCCTAAAATCTACATACAAACTGATAAATCGGTATATAAACCCTTAGATTTGGTACAGTTTCGTGTTGTCATTTTGGATGAACATACGAGACCTGTTAACATAAGAGAACCAATTCGTATCGAGatattt GATAATGACAAAAACCGCATTAAACAATTCAAGGACATTACCCTCACAAAAGGTGTCTTTACGGAAAAATTCAAATTGTCCCAACAACCAGTGATGGGCGaatgggaaataagagtgacaATAAGTGGAAAATATTCTCATCAAATGTCTAAATGGATTGATGTCCAATTATATACTCTGccaaaatttagtttgcacATGCAAGCACCCAACAATTTCATACTCGCTGAACCTCACATCAGAGCAGAAATCTACGGAAAATATACGTTTGATAAATATGTGGAAGGCATGTTACACGTCGAATTACGTATTTTACGCAACGACGATTTAATCGAACAACAAAGTCTACATGTTGATGGTTTAGCGGTTGTTGAATTTCACCTTGAAAATCCACAATATCTAGTCGGAGTGAGTTTTTTGCATTTGAAGGCCATGTTTGAAGAAAAACATACGGGCATCTGGCAAAATTTGTCACAGACTATTACAGTACGCGAACAAACTTATAGAATGTTTATACCGGATGAGGAGATAGAATTTCGCAACAATATACCATTTCGTTTGAGAGCCCACATTGAAGATTGGAATGATGGGCCAATCTGGGATTCTACGACACCCGTTGTTATGGAACATGGTGCAATGAAATATCAAACATATTTGAATGAGCAGGGTGTGGCATTATTTGAGTTTGATCAACAGCGAGATGATTCATATATAGTGAAATTCAAAGATTCGAATATAACAATGCCAAATATTTATACAGTAGAGCAAAGTTCGGCCGACATAGCAAAGCCAGTGTATTGTAGATTAAGATTGAAAGAAAG GCCAATACTCGGAAAACCGATTGAAGTAGAAGTTCGATCATCCTTCAATATACCATATTTGGTATATACTATCGTAGGTCACGGTAGTATTGTCCACATGGACCATATAACACTGCCAGCAAATAGAAAAAGGCATACCATAAAAATAACTCCATCAGTAGAAATGATTCCGGAATCCTTTTTATATGTTCACTACGTACAAGACGGTTATTTTAGGTATAATGAAATGAGATTCGAATTTCCTTGGGAGTTGGAAAATCAG ATTTCAATTACAGCTCCAAAACAGGTGAAACCAGGACAAGAGGTCACTTTAAATCTAAAGGCACAGCCCAAATCATATGTTAGTATATTAGCGGTTGATCTCAGTGTTTATTTATTGGATAACAAATATGATGTATATAAAAAGACaatattaaaagatttaattgAGGATAAAACGTATATTCCCGATGCCGAAATAGTAAGACCAGGTATTATATCGGGTCTTATAACTCTAACAAATGCACATTATCCTGTTGTTTATCAAA tTCAAACCGCTGTAAAAGACACAGGACAAGTACCATTAGAATTTCGCACAAAATTTCCGGAAACTTGGatatttgaaaactatttaat tAATAATAGCGATACACAAATAATACTAAACATACCAGAGACTATAACCACTTGGCGCATAACAGCATTTTCCAATAATGATGTAACAGGCTTTGGCATTGTGGATGGTCCCACCGATATAACCACCTTTCTGCCATTTTTCATTACTGTTAATCTGCCCTATTCGGTGAAACGAGACGAAACGATTACCATACCTGTAACCATCTTCAATTATTACAATCAATCTCTGCCCActgatataaaaatgtacaacaccgatttaaaatttaattttgtggaACCATTATCTTCTAGCCATGAACaactaaaaaacattaatattccTCCGAATGGCGGTATGAcagtaaaatttgttataaaacccTCACAAATAGGAGAGATTGATGTGCGTATAGCAGCCAACAACTCCATGTATGCGGATGGTATTGTACAAAAGCTTAAAGTCGAACCAGAAGGTATTACGAAATATCACAATAAGGCTATTTATCTGAGTGCTGCTGCTGGAGACTCATCATTGTCTCTGGATATACCGCTCGATAGTGTAAAAGATTCCGAGTTCATAACACTGTCAGTGGGTGGTGATTTTATGATACCCTCCTTGGAGAATCTCAATGATATGGTAAAAATGCCCACCGGCTGTGGTGAACAAAATATGGTGAATTTGGCTCCcaacattttgattttagattatCTTAAAGCTActggaaaatatttgaaagagAAAAATCTGGTTAAGAAAGCTAAATATTACACTGAAATGGGTTATCAGCAAGAGTTATCTTTTCGCCACGAAAATGGAGGTTATAGTGTGTTTGGTGAGAAGTCTAGTCCGGAGTCCAGTAACTGGCTCACAGCTTATGTGGTGCGTTTCTTTATAAAAGCCTCGAAATATACACCGATTGAATCTCGTATAATTGAATCAGATTTGGAGTATTTGGCAAATCAGCAATGGTATGATGGCAGATTTCCATATACgggttatttgttttataaagaaCTTCAAAATAAGTATGGCTTTACGGCATTTGTGTTGTTGACATTTATGGAAGATCGT AGATACTCTCGCAAATATCAATCCACTATACGAAGAGGACTTGAGTTCATAAGCTCCGATTTGGATAACATTGATGACGTTTACGTTCTCGCTATTATAGGAGCTGCACTAACCAAAGCCAAACACCCAAGCACGAATAAAGTAATAGAGAGACTACAAAACTTTGACAAAGAAGATGGAAATGGCCTCAGGTGGTGGCCGAATAATGGAAATGATGTCGAAACAACAGCTTATGTTTTAATGGTTCTTTTGAATGCTCCCGGTAATCATTTgccaatattgaaatggttgaTTGAGCAACGCAATGAGCAGGGTGGTTTTAAATATACTCATGATACGGTGGTGGGCCTTGAGGCTTTAGTGAAATTTGctcaaaaatttaacaatgcTACTAATTGGGATTTGAAAATATCGTATTCGGCTCAAGACCTTGAGGGAAATGAAAAGGAAATCAATGAGTTCACCATAAATCAGGATAATGCTTTAAATTTGCAGCAACATGAG TTATCAAAATCTGTGCGTCGTGTTAATTTCGTGGTGCAAGGCAGTGGCTATTCTCTGGTGCAACTCTCCTCTCAATATAATGTGAAAATCGATCTGGAAGTCAAACATTTCATCATGAAAATTACTCCCACTATTTATAATGATGACGAAATGGATTTGGAGATTTGTTTTACGTATCAAGCTCTGCACACAGTTAGcaatagtacaaatatggttatTATGGAAGCAAATCTACCGTCTGGTTTTAAGGCTGAAGCTGAATTTAGCCGAAATTTAGTGGATAATGAATTTATACAACGTATTGAAACGAAAAATGATGAAACTATTATGATTTTGTATTTTGACAAACTGTCGACAGAAGCGAGACATTGTGTGACCATTGAAGCGTTTAAGGCGAATGAGGTAGAAGACCGTCAACCGGCAGCCATAGTAATGTATGATTATTACGATACAACTCGTTTTAACTCCAAGTTTTATACAATTTAG